The genomic window TCAGGTTGGGAACGGGCAATTCCAGGGCCGCCTGCCGGACGAAGGCCAGCTTCTTGGTCGAAGCGTCGACGGCGAGGATCTCCAGATCGGGGCGGGCCAAGGCCAGGACGACCGCCGGGCAACCCATGCCCGTTCCCAGGTCCGCCACCCGGGCCCCCGGAGGCAGGCCCTCCAGGAAGGGCAGGAGAATCGCCGCGTCCAGCAGCAGTTCCTCCCGGCGCTCCCCCGGGGGAAGGGCCGTCAGGGCATGGGTCCGGTTCCAACGGTCCAGGAGGACCAGGAAACGCCCCAGGGGGGCATTGAGGGCTGCAGGAAGGCGAGGCTCCATGCTCCAAGGATGCCAGGGAAGCGGTAGACCTCCGCTTGAATTCTTATCATTTGAATTATTTCTTCTTTGTATTCAATACTTTTTGAAATTTTTAGAACTTGTTTCATGCGAAAAACACTCTATTGTCTGAGGTGTCAACATCGATGCATTTCCTGCATCTAGAATTATGACATTGACGGATCGAGCAATAGATCCGATGATGATTCCCCTTTGATTGATCTTCCACAGGAGCCGGCTATGAATCAGAACCATCCGCCCTTTCTGGTCGACTGGTCGAGCCGGAGCAAAATGCGCGGGCCCGGCGAGCAGTCTCTCGGCAAGCTCCTTCAAAGCCTTCGAGATCGCCTCGCTCCGGAGTCCCAAGGCGTATCACTGACTTATGTCGATGATCGCGGCATGAGAAAACTCAACCGCGAACACCGCGGAAAAAACATGACCACCGATGTGCTGAGCTTCCCCTCCAGCGTGGAGAAGGGCGCCTTCCCGCACCTTGGCGACATCGTCATCAGCCTGCCCACCGCCGAGAAAATGGCCAAGAAATTCGGAGTGAGCCGCCGCCGCGAGGTGGAGACGCTGGTGATCCACGGCTTCCTCCATCTCTGCGGCTACGATCACGAAAAAGATCACGGCGAGATGATGGAGCTTCAAGCACAGCTCGAACGGGAACTCCTCGAAGTCGAGCCCCTGGCCATGAGCCTCAAGCGGGGCCGCAAGCCCGGCAGCAAGGTCAAGAAGCTCAAGGATGGCAGCCGCGTGGTGGTCACCGGTCGGGCCGCCGCGGCCCTGGTCCGCCGCGAACGGGTGAAGAAGGAGAAGAAGGTCAAGGTCCGCAAGACGGTCAAGCCCAAGGAGGTCGCGGCGAAGCGCGGACCCGGCCGACCCCGGAAGGAGGCCGTCGCCCCGCCTCCCGTGAAGCGGATGGTCCGCCGGCGGAAGGCGGCCCCGTCGCGCAGCGGCGTGATCTCGTAAATCGCGGAAAGCTCCGCATGGAAAACGGGCCCGAAGGCCGATAAAATGGCCCTTTGGCCCGGCCACGGGCCGCGCCATCGGAGTCTTCGTGATCAATCTCCTGCTCGGCCTGGGCGCCGCCCTTGCCGTGATCCTGCTGTCCAGCCTGCTGAGCATCAAGCTCTGGATCAGTGTGCCCATCGGCATCCTCGCGGGCGCCGGTCTCTTCATCTGGCAGGGGCGCAAAGTCCAGCAGGAGCTTGAGAAGATCTTCACCCGCGCCGGTGAGCTGCTGAAGAAGCAGCAGTTCGAGAAGGCCATCGAGGTCATGAAGGAGGGTTACCGGTTCTCCTCCAAGCAGTTCCTGGTGAAGGGCAGCATCGACGGCCAGATCGGCGTGGTGCAGTACCTCCGCAAGAAGAACGAGGAGGCCGAGCCGCTCCTGACCTCGGCCTCCATGCAGCACTACATCGCCAAGGCCATGCTGGGCATCCTCCAGTGGAAGCGCGGCGAAAAGAAGAAGGCCAAGGAGACCTTCAACCTGGCCCTCAAATCCGGCAAGAAGGAGAGCCTCCTGTACGCCGTCTACGCCTACATGCTGGTGGAGATGGGCGAACGCGACCGGGCCATCGAGATCCTCAACCAGGGGCTCGGCATCTGCAAGGGCGACGAGCGCCTCATCACCAACCGGAACCTGCTGCAGAACGGCAAGGCCCTCAAGATGAAGGTCTACGGCGAGCAGTGGTACCAGTTCCTCCTCGAGCGCCCCATGCTCCGGCAGGAGGCCCCGCCCTTCGCCCGGGTCTCGCGCCGGGCGCTGCGAGGTTGAGGCCTGCCCACGGAATCGCCTCCAGCGTCGATTCCGCAGCATTGAAACGACTCTTTTAACTTTTCAGCAAACGCGAAGCGATTGCTGCACGGGACGACACGAACGACTGAAGGAGCACACCCCATGTCAGGCCACAGCAAATGGTCCACCATCAAGCACAAGAAAGGCGCCGCGGATGCCAAGCGGGGCAAGGTCTTCACGAAGATCCTCAAGGAGATCACCGTGGCCGCCCGCCTCGGCGGCGGCGATGTGGCCAGCAATCCGCGCCTCCGCCTGGCGGTGGATCAGGCCAAGGGCAGCAACATGCCCAAGGACAACTGGGAACGCGCCATCAAGAAGGGCACCGGCGAACTCGAAGGCGTGACCTACGAGGAAGTGGTCTACGAGGCCTACGGTCCCGGCGGCGTGGCCATCATGGTCGAGGCCATGACCGACAACAAGAACCGCACCACGCCCGAAGTCCGCAGCTACTTCACCAAGTTCGGCGGGGAACTGGGCGCCCAGGGCTCGGTGGCCTACCTGTTCAGCAAGCAGGGCCAGATCGTCGTCGAGCCCGAAGTTTCCGAAGACAAGATCATGGAAGTGGCCCTGGAGGCCGGCGCTGATGATGTGATCAACGAGGGGGAGGCCTGGGTCATCAAGACCAGCCCCGAGTCCTACCAGGCCGTCAAGGATGCCGTGGACGCCGCGAAGCTGCCCGTCATCGAGGCCAAGATCATCATGGACCCCAGCACCAGCACCGCCCTCGAGGGCTCCAAGCTCACCAGCTTCCTCAAGCTCGTGGATCTCCTGGAAGACAATGACGATGTGCAGAATGTGTGGCACAACGCCGACTACGAGGAACCCGAAGACTGAGATACCGGCCACCCACCCTCCGGGTGAACGCTGAGCGGCCGGGTCCTCCCGGCCGCTCGCGTCTCTGGCCGTACTAAGCCGCCGGTCAGTTCATCCGTTTGATTCCAGGAACCCGTCCTCATCTGGACCTGAACCGATGGCCGCGTCCCGAGGGACCCGTCGTCCTGGAGTAACCATGTCCCTTCGAATCGCGCCTCTGGCCGTATTCGCCGCAGCCTCCGCCGTAACCTGCGCATGGGCCCAGTCCCCCCAGGCCCTGATCGCCGAAGCAGACCGGGATTATGCCGCGAAGCGGTACGCCCAGGCCGCCACGACCTACCTTCGGGTCTTTGAACTGGACCCGGCAGAGCCCAGCTTCGCCTACAACGCCGCCTGCTGCCAGGCGCTGCTGGGCCGGGCCGACGCGGCCTTCCAGAGCCTGGAGCGTGCCGTCGCGGCGGGCTTCGCCAATGCCGACGGCGCCGCCCGCGACACCGACCTCGCCCCTCTTCGCACGGATGCGCGCTGGGACGGGCTCCTGGCGCGGATGCGCGACCGGGGCCTGCGGGAGCGCGCCTTCTGGGATTCCTCCGCCATGGCCACGGGCTACCGGGAAACCCTCAGCGAAGACGAGCGCATCGCCGGGCTCTCCCGCTTCTGGTCGGAGGTGAAGTTCAACTTCGTGGATACGGACCGGCTGGATGCCCTCGACTGGGACGGGCTCTACCTCCGCTACCTGCCGAAAGTCCGATCCACCACCAGCACCGCCGCCTACTACCGGCTCCTCGCCGGACTTTGCGCCCAGCTGAAGGACGGCCACACCAATGTCTACCCGGCCCCCGAGATCCGGGAGGCCCACAGCGCCCAGCCCCTCCTGCGCACCCGGCTTGTGGAAGGCCGCGTCCTGGTCACCCAGGTGGAGGATGCCGCCCTCAAGGCCCGGGGCGTCAAACCCGGGGTCGAGGTGGTCACCGTGGATGGACAACCGGTGAAGGCCTACGCGGAGAGCGCCCTCGCCCCCTTCCAGAGCGCGTCCACGCCTCAGGACCTGGAGACTCGGACTTACACCTACGCCTTCCTGGCGGGCCCCCTCGGGGAGACGCCGAAGGTGGGCTTCCGGGATGAATCGGGCCGTGCCTTCGAACTACCCGTGCCCCGGGTCGCCGGCGCCATCCGCCGCAAGGCGATGCCCTTGGAGCCGCCCTTCTCCTTCCGCATGCTGCCTGGAGATGTGGCCCTCGTGACCCTCGGCACCTTCGGCACCAGCGAGGCGGCCGACCAGTTCATGGAGGCCTTCCCCGGGATCTCGAAGGCCAAGGCCCTGATCCTGGATGTGCGCGCCAACGGCGGCGGCAATTCCAGCGTGGGCTACCGGATCCTCGCCACCCTCGCGAAAGAGCCCTTCTTCGGCACCACCTGGGCCACCCGCGACTACAAGCCGGCCTTCCGGGCCTGGGAACGACCCCGGCAGGTCTACCGCCAGAGCCCGAGCCCCATGCCGCCCGATGGGGCCCGGCATTTCCCCGGCCCCGTCGCAGTGCTCACCAGCCCGGCCACCTACTCCGCCGCCGAGGACTTCTCCGTGGCCTTCGTGGCCATGAAGCGCGGCCTCGTCATTGGGGAACCCACCGGCGGGAGCACCGGTCAGCCTCTCTTCATCCGGCTACCGGGCGGAGGCAGTGCCCGGATCTGCACCAAGCGGGACACCTTCCCCGACGGCAAACCCTTCGTCGGCGTGGGCGTCCAGCCCGACCGTCTGGTGCAACCCCGGGTGGAGGACTTCCGCCAGGGCCGCGACACGGTGCTGGAGGCAGCTCTGGGCGAGCTGACCCGGCAGGTCGGGGTGCGCCCCTGAGGGGCCCCGCCTATTCCTGGGTGCGGGGCTCCGGCAGCTGGGTCGCGGCCGACGCCGGGGCCGGGGAAGCCGCGAGGCCGACGGCGAGGATGGGGAAGCGCGGTGGTTCGCCCCACATGCCGTTCCCGCGGATCAGGGCGCTGTGGAACAGGCCCCAGTAGGCCAGGCTGTCAGTGCTGCGCGGATCCAGCAGGTAGAAGGCCAGGCGGCCCAGAGGCTGATCCAGCGGGATGTAAAGGGCCCGGTCCAGGTCGGCGGGCGTCCAACCCTGTTGCAGCTTCTTCAGCACGGGTTCGGTCTTCCAGCTTCCCTGGAGTTCCAGCGTGAAGACCCCCTGGTAGGCCGAGGGAGACACCTTCCGGCCCGTTTCCTGAAAGTGGAGGACCGCCAGCCCTCCGGGTCGGGCATCCCCCTTCAGGACCTTCAGGCCGTGGGCCTGGAGCAGGGGCAGCACCGTGGGCGCGAAGGCCGGGTCCACCAGGTAGCCGGCGGGGGCCGTCACGAAGTCCTGGCCCTCGAAGCCCACGAAGCTGGGCAGCTCCAGGTGGGTGCGGCTCTTCTCACCCGTCAGGCGGCCCCTCTCGTCCCGGATGGGGTCCACCCAGTCGAAGGCGGCCCGTTCGACCAGCTTGAGCTTCGCGGAAAGGGGCAAGGTCACGGAGCCCTTCGCCCATGCGCCGGCCCAGCGCGTCTGGGCATCGCGGATCTGGGTACGGATCTCGCTCCGGTGCTCGGCCATCCAGCCCAGGCAGGCCAGCACGAAGCGTCGGGTGTCGGAGATGCGATCCGGCCAGCTGCGGTAGACATAGCTCTCCGACAACACCGCCAGGCGGTGGCGCAGGGCCGGGTAGTTCGTCAGCAGCCGGGGGTGGGCGTCGTAGGTCTCCCAGGCCGTGGGCGGTTTCTCCGGCGTGGGCCCATAAGGCACGAAGTTGCCGTAGTCGTAGGTGGGCATGCCTTCGGCTTTCAGCCGCTCGCGCACCTCCACCAGCAGCTTCCGGTTGAAGGCCAGCAGGGCCTCATCCGCGCCCAGGGTGCAGGCGGGTCCGTGGGTGAGGTGGAAGCCGTGGGTGCTGCCGTTGGTGGTGTGCAGGTCCAGCACGGCGGCGGGATCGAAGTCCTGCAGCATGGCCAGCAGCCAGCGCGTGTTGGGGGCGGCGGCCTTCATGAGGTCGCGGTTGAGGTCGAGCCCCAGCGCGCTCTCGCGCCGGCCCACGCCGCTTTCCGAGGGGTTGGGCTGCCAGGGGCGGATGGCGGGATCCAGGGCATCCGTGCCGTCGGCGTTGTAGGCGGGCATCACCACCAGGTCCAGGTTCCGCCGGAGGGCCGGGTGCTTCCCCTGGAGCAGCTCGCGGATGATCTGCTGGATGGCTTCCTTGCCCTCCACTTCACCCGCGTGGATGTTGGCGTTCACATAGACCCGCAGCGGATCCGGGCCCCTCCCCTTCAGGCGCCAGGCCAGCAGGGGCTTGCCGGTTTCCGTGGCGCGGGGCGCGCCCTTGGGCCGGTAGGGCTCCAGGCCGGGCGCCCGCTGGCACAGCTCCTCCATGAAGGCCCGCACCTCGGCCACGGTGGAGGTGCGCTGGAGATGCGTGCGCTCCGGAACGGTCTCGGGCCACCCGGCGAGGAGGCCCGTCCCCGCCAGGGCCAACATCAGGTTTCGCATGGCTCAGCGGGCGGTGAAGGTGGTGTCCGCGGTCACCGGCATCACGAGGCCGGACTGGGGCCGGCCACCGAAAAGCGCCTTGTTGTAGACCGTGAAGCTGGAAGCCAGGAACAGCACCAGGGCCAGCAGCGCGGAGCCGCGCTTCCCGGCGGCCAGGGCCTTGGGCGTCATCTCAGACAGGCCCACCAGCACGAAGACCAGCAGCAGCTTGATGTGGAAGTAATGGCCGTTCTTCAGGGGGTTCTGGCCGCCCTGCATCATCAGCACCAGCATGAGGATGCCTGCGATGAGCGCCAGCCGGAAGGACCAGGCCACCACCTTGGACCACACCGTGGCGGCCAGCCCGCGGAGGTCCTCACGGCCCTCCTCGAAGCCCGACAGGAGCAGGGCCACCACGGCGGCGCCTCCGCCCACGGCGAGGGTCACGAAATGCAGCCAGCGGACAAGGTTCACGGCTTCGAGCTTGAGATTCATGGTGGCCTCGTGAAGAAGAACCCCAGGGTAGCAGCCCTGCTAGGCTCGATTGGTCAGGAGGAAGTCATGGCCAAGCTGCGCGTCGCCGTCGTGGGTGTGGGTCACCTGGGTCAGCATCATGCCCGCATCGCGGCCTCCGCCCCGGAGGCCATCCTGACGGCGGTGGTGGATCCCGACCCGAGCCGCGGCCCGGAGATCGCCGCCAAGTTCAAGGCGCCCTGGGCCGCCTCCCTGGACCAGATCCTGGCCGAAGTGGACGCCGTGCAGATCGCCGCGCCCACCGGCTTCCACCACGCCCTCGGCCTGCAGGCGCTGAAGGCCGGCAAGCATGTGCTCATGGAGAAGCCCCTGGCCGCCACCCTCGAGGAAGGCGTGGCCCTGCTCAAGGCCCTGGCCGCGGCCCGCGCCGCGGCGCCCGGGATCGTCGCCCAGGTGGGCCATCTGGAGCGCTTCAACCCGGCCGTCACGGCCCTCCGCGATCGCGGTTTCAGGCCCCGCTTCCTCGAAGCCGTGCGCGTCTCGCCCTTCCCGGCCCGAAGCCTGGAGGTCGATGTGGTCATGGATGTGATGATCCACGACCTGGACCTGCTGCGCGCCCTGGTGGGCCGGCCGGTGATCGATGTGGAGGCCGTGGGTGTGCCCGTGCTGACGCCCTACGCCGACCTGGTGAATGCCCGCCTGAAGTTCGAGGGCGGCGCCTTCGCCACCGTCACCGCCAGCCGAGTCGCCCGGAAGAAGGAGCGCACCCTTCGCGCCTTCGGTGACAAGGAATACGCCAGCCTCGACTTCGCCGCCCAGAAGCTGGAGCTGCTGCGCCTCGTCATGGGCCCCGACGGCCCCGAGGTCCAGCCGGAAACCGCCGACATCGAGGAGGGCGAACCGCTCCGCCTGGAGATCGAAGCCTTCCACGCCGCCTGCCTTGGGCACAGCCAGGAGGGCGTCACCTGGGAAGAGGGCCAGGAAGCCATGCGCGTGGCGGACCAGGTTCAGAAGGCCGTGGCGAAGAGCTTGGCGGAGATGAGCCAGGCGTGAGCGGGTTCTACGACCTCGCCTCCCTCACCAAGCCCCTGGTGACGGCGCCGCTGGCCTTGGCCTTCCTGGACCTCGAAGCGGACCGGCGGTGGGCCCTCGGATTCCATGACCGCAAGTCGCCCCTCACGGTGCGCCAGCTGCTGTCGCACAGCTCGGGGCTCCCGCCCTGGCGGCCCTTCACGGGTGAACCCGTGGCCGCGCAGTTGCGGCGGGAGGTCCCGGACCACCCGCTGCTGCGCTCTGCCACGCCGGGACCGGTCACCTACTCGGACCTGAACTACCGCCTGCTGGCTGAGCTGCTGGAGATGGAAACGGGTGTTCCGTTTCCGAAGCTCGGCTCGGCCTCGGGTCTCAGCCCCGCTCCCTGGGCCGTGCCGCCCGTGGTGATTCCCGATGCGGCTGATGCCGAGGCCTGGCGGCTGGCCACGGACCGGCCCCTTCCGGAGCGGGATCTCCGCCTGCCCCATGATGCCAACGCCCGGGCCGGCATGCCGGGCCATGCCGGTTTCGGCACCACCGCCCCGCAGCTGCAAGCGGCCCTGGCCCGGTGGGTGGCCGCGGGCTGGCCCGGGCGCATGGCCGTGGATGCGGCTGTCGACGGGCCGCGAACCCGCTGGGGGCTGGGCCTCCAGGTAATGTTCTCCGGCGGTGGGTGGTTCGGACAGCTGCTGTCCAACCTCCCCCAGGGTTTCGGTCTCCGCGTCCTCGAGGATTCCACGGAAGCGCTCCCTCCTGCGGCCCCCCTTCAGGATCCCGATCCTGGCCCGCCTTCGGGCTGGTGGTTCCACCTCGGCTACACCGGCCCCGCCCTGTTCTACCGGCCCTCGGACCAGAGCTGCCTCGCCCTGCTTGTCCATCGGCAGGGCCCCGCGGGAGGCCTGCTGGAGGTGGAGGCGCTGCGGGCCCGGCGTTGGGCGGCCCTCGCGCGATTCGTGGGACAATGCGAGGGATGAAGCCCTTTCTGGTCCCTGCCCTGATCCTCTCGGTCCTTCCGGTCAGCGCCGCCCAGCCCCCGCTGAAGATCGGCCTCGACACGCAGGCCACGGAATGGATCGTGTCGCTGGAAGGCGGAGGCCAGGTCTGCGACCGCGCCGGAACGCCCCTGCTGAAGCTGGCGCCGGACGAGAAACTGCGGATCTGGTGGGATAGCCGGGGCGCGGCCGATCCCACCAGCGAATACCGCGTCCAGGTGGGCCCGCCCCACACTGCCCAGCAGGCGGCGGCCCTCATGAAGCGCCTGAAGGACCTGGGCGAGGCCCCGGACCGCGTGAAGGTTCCCGACGCCGATACCTGGCGCGTGCTGACCGGCCACTTCAAGACTGCGCCCGAGGCTGAACCCGTGCTCCAGAAGCTTCAGGATCTGGGCTTCGACGAGCTGTGGGTGGCGACGGAATCCCGCGACACCGTGCCCCGCAAGGGCCGGGCCCTCTATGCCGTCAGCGACCGCTACGAGCGCCGGGCCCTCCCCGCGGCCGGCGTGTGGCTGAAGCCCACGGGCGAACTGACCTCACTGCAGGGCAAGGGCCGCTACCGCGGCAAGGTGGAAATCTTCCCCAATGCCCAGGGCCGACTCACCGTGGTGAACACCCTGGATCTGGAGACCTACCTGCGCGGCGTGGTGCCCAAGGAGATGGGCGCCTGGGAGTTCCCGTCCCTGGAGGCCCTCAAGGCCCAGGCCGTGGCGGCCCGCACCTATGCCGTGGCCAACCGGGGCAAGCGCATGGTGGACGGCTTCGACATGGGCGACACCGTGGCCGATCAGGTCTACGGCGGTCGTGACGGCGAACAGTCGCTCACGGACCGCGCCATCCAGGAGACCGAGGGACTCTTCGCGACCTACGGCGGCAAGCCCATCCAGGCCCTGTTCATGGCCAACTGCGGCGGTCACACCGTGGATGTGGCCCATGTCTTCGGCGGCGATGCCCCCTACCTCAAGGCGGCGCCCTGCTACCCAGCCAAACCCATGACCCTGCCCTACGCCTCGGGCCTGCCGGTCACCGCCGAGGCCCAGCAGCCCTGGCTCAACTGGGAGCTGCTGAGGCTGGCGGCAGGCATCCTGCCCCCCGACTGGCTCAGCGGCGAACGGCTCGCCCGCCCCGCGCGGGCCGAGGATCTCGCGGCTCCGGTGCGGGCCCTCCAGCAGCGCCTCGCCCTTGATCCGGAGCCCCTGGCCCGGGACGGGAACCTGCTCCTCGCCCTGGCCCAGGCCCTCGGCTTCCACCGGGTGGTGGACGGCCAGGAGCGGCCCCAGGATGCCGCCTACTTCCTGCCGGGGAACCTGCCCGCCGGGGATCGCCTCCTGGCCACCTTCCTCACGCGCCGCGGCATCGTCCCCGCCGCGGCCTGGGCCACCCAGGCTCCCCCCACCCTGCGGCAGGCCCTGGTGACCCTGGGGCGCCTGTGGCAGGACCTCGACCCCCTCACCCCGGGGGAAGGCTCGCTGCTGATGGACCGCCAGGTGCGCCGCAAGCGGGGGGGCCCCGAGCCCCTGTCCCTGTCGCCCCGGCTCCTCCTCGCGGAGGAGAGTCCGGATGGCGCTCTGCGGCTGGTGGAGAAGGCCGACATCCAGGTGGGCGACCGCCTGAAGTGGATCCCCGGCGAGGACGGCTCGGCCGCGGTGCTGGTGCGCCGCCTGGATCCCGACGGCGCCGCCTGGGACCGCTACAACCCCACCGCCCACTGGCGGGTGGACTATGCGGAGGCCGACCTGCTGGCGCTGGTCCGCAAGCGCATCAAGGTCTCCGGCATCCGCGAGCTGCGGGCTCAGCACAACGACCAGGGCCGCGTGCTGGACCTGACCCTCGTCGATAGCCAGGGGGCACCCCATCGTGTGCGCGGCATGCACATCCGGGGGCTGCTGGGGCTCAAGGACAATGTCTTCCGATTCCTCACCGTGGGCCAGGGTGCCCAGCGCCATTGGATCTTCTACGGCCGCGGCTGGGGTCACGGCGTGGGCATGTGCCAGACCGGCGCCTACGGCATGGCCCTTGAGGGGGCTTCGTTCCAACAGATCCTGACGCACTACTACCCGGGCACCGAGCTCCGCCGGGTGGATTGATTTCCCACCCGTAAATCCCATTCGGGCATTGACGGGGTTGGGGATCGGCCCCAGCCTTCCCTCCCCGGGAGGTGGGCATGTCTCTGGATGCGTGGGTCCTCGGAGCGCCGCTGAAGGTCCTGCGCCGGGAGGATCATCCGTATCACGAGACCACCCTGGCGACCCTGGGCCGCCATGAGCTGGGGCTCTGCCGCCGCCAGACCGCCTCCGCGCAGCCCGGCTGCGAGATCTTCCTGGATGGGCGGTCGATCTTCCTGCCGGGCGCCCCCGCCCCGGACCGGGCCTGGTTCGACCTTTGCCGGGAGCTGGGCTACGAGCCGGCCCACCACTGGGACTGGGATCCGGCCCTGATCCTCTTCCATCAAGTGGTTCCCGCCCTCGCCGCGGACTGGCACGAACCGCCCCTCGACCTGGATGCCCTGGGGCTTCCGGTGGGCGTCCTCAGCCTCGCCGGCCTGCGCCAGACCTTCGCAGAGGCTGTGGCCGACCTGCGACGGCAGAGCCTCGGACCCGTGGGCGCCAAGGTGGCCGAAACCTTCGAGTGGCTGCCCCTCCGGGCCGTGGTCTTCCACGACGACGCCCAGCTGCCCCTGGATTTCGAAGGCATCGGTCCCACCGGCCGGGCCTCCCTCTGGCTCGGCATCCACCGCGAGCGGGCCGTGGTGCTGGAAGGGCCGGCCCCTTCCCGTTACCCCGCCCGGCACTGGGTTCCCGAAGGTCTGGGAGAAAGGCCCAAGGCCGAAGCCTTCCTGCTGGCCGCCGGCCTGGATCCGGAGCCGCCCAAGGGCTTCGAGCCCGCCTTCGAGGCGGCCCTCCACCACCTCTGCCACCAGTTGGAGGGCCCCCTGGACGCCTATCGGCGCACCTACCCCGTGGGCATCCCCTGGCACCGGGATCCCCGCGAGCGGCTGCTCGGCCGCACCATCGTAGATGTGCGCCCCGGCGACCCCACCCTGCTCGTGCTGGATGACGGCACGGAGGTGGCGCTGGAGTCGGCGTCCGCCATCCCCGCCTGGGAGCACGGCGGGATCTGAGGGCTCACCTTTTCTGGAGCCGCACGGCCGTCACCTTGTATTCGGGCGTGCCGGTGACGGCATCCCGGCCTAGCCCGGTGGCGCGGTTCACGAAAGCGGCCGCGGCATGGAAGGTGGCGAAGGGTTCCCCCGGCCGGACCCGATCCGTGGGATGGGCCCGGAGGATGAAAGCCCCATGCCGGCTTTCCACGCGGACCGGATCCCCCTCGGTGAGCGCCAGGCCCTCGGCATCGGCGGGATGGATCTCGAGCCGGTCATCCGCCGCCAGCTCCCCGAGGCGGGTCCGGTGGGTCATGGTGGCGGCGTTGAAGTGGAAGAGGCTCCTCCCCGTGTTCAGCAGGAAGGGGTACTCGTCATCCGGCGACTCCAGGCTGGGCCGCCAGGCGAGGGGCCGGAAGCGGGCCCGCTCCCCTCGCGGAAACCCCTCTGCATGCAGCACGGCGGTGCCGGGGTGGCCCTCGGTGGGACAGGGCCACTGGAGCCCGCCTTCCCGATCCAGGCGGGCGTGGCTGATCCCGGCGATGGCGGGCCAGGTGCGCCGGGCCTCATCCCACACCGCCGCGGCGTCGGAAAAACGGAAGTGCGACCCGGCGCCCAGCCGTTCCGCCAGCTGGCTGAGGATCGCCCCGTCGGTGCGGCTGCCGCCCCTCGGCGGCACCACCTGCCGCACGCGTTGGACCCGGCGCTCGCCGTTCATGTAGGTGCCCTCCTTCTCGAAGGGGCTGGCCGCCGGCAGGAAGACCGTACCGAAGGCCCGGGCCGTTTCCGTGAGGAAGAGGTCCACCACGATGAGGGCCTCCAGTCCGTTCAGATTCTCGGCGGTTTCCAGCGCATTGGGATGGCTCAGCAGGGGATCGTAGCCGATCACCAGCAGCGCCTTCATCCGGCCCTCGCCGGCGGCGTCGATCATCTCCAGGGCATTCAGACCGGGCCCCTGCGGCGGCTCCGCGCCCCAGACCTGCGCGTGGATCTCCCGGGCCTCGGCCAGCTTCTGATAGCCCGTGAGCCGGGAGGGCTCGCACCCCATCTGGGCGCTGCCCTGGACATTGTTCTGCCCGCGCA from Geothrix sp. includes these protein-coding regions:
- a CDS encoding SpoIID/LytB domain-containing protein, with the protein product MKPFLVPALILSVLPVSAAQPPLKIGLDTQATEWIVSLEGGGQVCDRAGTPLLKLAPDEKLRIWWDSRGAADPTSEYRVQVGPPHTAQQAAALMKRLKDLGEAPDRVKVPDADTWRVLTGHFKTAPEAEPVLQKLQDLGFDELWVATESRDTVPRKGRALYAVSDRYERRALPAAGVWLKPTGELTSLQGKGRYRGKVEIFPNAQGRLTVVNTLDLETYLRGVVPKEMGAWEFPSLEALKAQAVAARTYAVANRGKRMVDGFDMGDTVADQVYGGRDGEQSLTDRAIQETEGLFATYGGKPIQALFMANCGGHTVDVAHVFGGDAPYLKAAPCYPAKPMTLPYASGLPVTAEAQQPWLNWELLRLAAGILPPDWLSGERLARPARAEDLAAPVRALQQRLALDPEPLARDGNLLLALAQALGFHRVVDGQERPQDAAYFLPGNLPAGDRLLATFLTRRGIVPAAAWATQAPPTLRQALVTLGRLWQDLDPLTPGEGSLLMDRQVRRKRGGPEPLSLSPRLLLAEESPDGALRLVEKADIQVGDRLKWIPGEDGSAAVLVRRLDPDGAAWDRYNPTAHWRVDYAEADLLALVRKRIKVSGIRELRAQHNDQGRVLDLTLVDSQGAPHRVRGMHIRGLLGLKDNVFRFLTVGQGAQRHWIFYGRGWGHGVGMCQTGAYGMALEGASFQQILTHYYPGTELRRVD